Proteins from one Mercurialis annua linkage group LG7, ddMerAnnu1.2, whole genome shotgun sequence genomic window:
- the LOC126657769 gene encoding probable glutathione S-transferase, whose translation MADEVILLDFWPSPFGMRLKIALAEKGVKYEEHIEEDLKNKSLFLLKMNPVHKKIPVLIHNGIPICESLIGVQYVDEVWPHKSPLFSTNPYSRAQARFWADFVDKKIYPNGRLMWITKGEEQEIAKKDFINALKLLEGELGDKFYFGGERFGYVDVAFIPFYSWFYAYEICANFNVEAECPKLIEWARRCLKKESVSKSLPDQKEVYDFVLMAKKKFGFE comes from the exons atggctGATGAAGTGATTCTTTTGGATTTCTGGCCAAGTCCATTTGGAATGAGATTGAAAATAGCATTGGCAGAAAAAGGAGTAAAATATGAGGAGCACATTGAAGaggatttgaaaaataaaagccTTTTTCTATTGAAAATGAACCCGGTTCATAAAAAAATTCCGGTTCTTATTCACAATGGAATTCCCATTTGTGAATCACTTATTGGTGTTCAATATGTTGATGAAGTTTGGCCTCATAAATCTCCTCTTTTTTCTACTAATCCTTATTCTAGAGCTCAAGCTAGATTTTGGGCTGATTTTGTTGACAAGAAG ATTTATCCGAATGGGAGGCTAATGTGGATTACAAAGGGAGAAGAACAAGAAATCGCAAAGAAAGATTTCATTAATGCACTTAAGCTTTTGGAAGGAGAACTTGGAGACAAGTTTTATTTTGGTGGCGAGCGTTTTGGATATGTAGATgtagcgtttataccattttattcttgGTTTTACGCCTATGAAATTTGCGCCAACTTCAACGTAGAGGCCGAGTGTCCGAAGCTTATCGAGTGGGCTCGAAGGTGCCTCAAGAAAGAGTCTGTATCAAAGTCGCTCCCAGATCAAAAGGAGGTCTATGATTTTGTTTTGATGGCGAAaaagaagtttggttttgagtAG